In Chlamydiales bacterium, a genomic segment contains:
- a CDS encoding adenylate/guanylate cyclase domain-containing protein, whose product MHNPRNIQITLAQLFSISLIVLIALLCLLFYVLLQTSRTSIMQAADNLRESASRELAEKVTSYLNQAEHIENSFQTLINHQVINPNNSIETETTLFSLLLTNNNLSEISFIYGDKIGYDAEGNILLAQMGRGEMSLFRTSSESSAPIDTRYIYQKNEQWVFQSRLRSAQNDLFGRPFTQEKTNSIIDPTTHLTFMTPASEQYSGTDLWSDLHWSQVDDNLPENKRHVELSLQRTVTDVKGKFLGVLRIGLFSKQIDMISQFKLLPHDPNDAHIVFIADRSGELITRLNATDTPKLIDGNLRFSSANALPEIQLSLKNPSLGLVTATAPVQTTQFDYQGKTYLVTYREIKGSQDWILGILVPQSYYVGSLEVIRNRLLLATAIIMLSLCIGGYFVQRLLKGGQAKIIHETLKMHNFDFVASEPRSIFRDVYEILLSLELAKTAMRAMGKYVPIQLVKQLYQSQKDPTLGGEVQEVSILFTDIQNFTSIAEKLPVSKLAAALGEYLRVMTYIIQNNRQGTIDKYIGDGIMALWNAPVPLPNHAQAACQAVLDCAAALQKLFTSPQWTNLPRLDTRFGLHKDLVIVGNFGAPDRLNFTAIGNGVNIASRLESLNKQYGTSMLVSEDIYESAKELFIFRLLDLVAVKGKTEGINVYELIGKKGEKPEMNEILLKYEQAFKAYQSRNFKEAINLLKDQLSDNPSNTLHARCTLLLQTPPPDSWNGIYISAIK is encoded by the coding sequence ATGCACAACCCTAGAAATATTCAAATAACGCTCGCACAGCTTTTTAGCATTAGTCTCATCGTACTAATCGCACTGCTCTGCCTGCTCTTTTATGTTCTACTGCAAACTTCTCGAACTTCTATCATGCAGGCTGCGGATAACTTACGTGAGAGCGCAAGCCGCGAACTTGCAGAAAAAGTTACCTCCTACCTCAACCAAGCAGAGCATATCGAAAACAGCTTCCAGACTTTGATTAATCACCAAGTTATCAATCCCAATAATTCAATTGAGACTGAAACAACTCTTTTTTCCTTGCTCTTAACGAACAATAATCTTTCCGAAATCTCCTTTATCTATGGAGACAAAATTGGATATGATGCAGAGGGCAATATCCTGCTTGCACAGATGGGCCGAGGCGAGATGAGCCTCTTTAGAACATCTAGTGAAAGCTCTGCCCCCATCGATACGCGCTACATCTATCAAAAAAATGAACAATGGGTCTTTCAATCGCGTCTTCGCTCAGCACAAAATGATCTCTTTGGCAGACCCTTTACTCAAGAGAAAACAAACTCCATTATAGATCCCACAACACATCTTACTTTTATGACTCCTGCAAGTGAACAGTACAGCGGCACAGACCTCTGGAGCGACCTTCATTGGTCACAAGTAGATGATAACCTACCTGAAAATAAACGTCACGTGGAATTAAGCCTGCAAAGAACAGTAACAGATGTCAAAGGCAAATTCCTGGGTGTGCTGCGCATTGGCCTCTTTAGCAAGCAAATCGATATGATCAGTCAGTTCAAGCTCCTACCTCATGATCCAAATGATGCGCATATCGTCTTTATTGCTGATAGATCTGGAGAGCTTATCACCCGTTTAAATGCGACGGATACTCCCAAACTCATCGATGGCAACCTTCGCTTTTCCTCAGCAAATGCTCTTCCAGAGATACAACTAAGCTTAAAAAACCCCTCTCTTGGCTTAGTTACAGCTACTGCGCCTGTACAGACTACACAGTTTGACTATCAAGGCAAAACCTACCTTGTCACGTACAGAGAAATCAAAGGGTCTCAAGACTGGATCCTCGGAATCCTTGTTCCACAGTCCTACTACGTAGGCTCTTTGGAGGTTATACGCAACCGTCTTCTTCTCGCAACAGCCATAATCATGTTATCATTATGCATCGGTGGGTATTTTGTGCAGCGTTTGCTCAAAGGAGGACAAGCAAAAATTATCCATGAAACGCTCAAGATGCATAACTTTGACTTTGTTGCATCAGAGCCGCGCTCCATCTTTCGTGACGTTTATGAAATTCTCTTAAGTCTAGAACTTGCAAAGACTGCCATGCGCGCTATGGGTAAGTATGTCCCCATACAACTTGTGAAACAACTCTACCAATCACAGAAAGATCCAACTCTTGGAGGAGAAGTCCAAGAGGTCTCCATACTTTTTACTGATATCCAGAACTTTACCTCCATTGCAGAAAAACTCCCTGTAAGCAAACTCGCTGCTGCCCTTGGGGAATATCTCAGAGTGATGACTTATATCATCCAGAATAATAGACAAGGCACCATTGATAAATATATCGGCGATGGGATTATGGCTCTGTGGAATGCACCAGTTCCCCTTCCTAATCATGCTCAAGCCGCATGCCAAGCGGTGCTCGATTGTGCTGCTGCACTGCAAAAACTATTCACATCTCCACAGTGGACCAATCTACCACGCCTTGATACGCGATTCGGACTTCACAAGGACCTTGTGATAGTGGGAAACTTTGGAGCACCAGATAGGCTTAATTTTACGGCCATTGGCAACGGCGTTAATATAGCATCGCGCCTGGAAAGTCTCAACAAGCAATATGGCACCTCTATGCTTGTCAGCGAAGATATCTATGAATCTGCTAAGGAACTCTTTATATTCCGCCTACTAGACCTCGTTGCCGTTAAGGGCAAGACCGAAGGGATCAATGTGTATGAACTTATCGGAAAAAAAGGAGAAAAACCAGAGATGAATGAAATCCTTCTTAAGTACGAACAAGCTTTTAAAGCCTATCAAAGTCGCAACTTCAAAGAAGCCATCAATCTACTCAAAGATCAACTTAGCGATAATCCAAGCAATACCCTTCATGCTCGTTGCACCCTCCTATTACAAACCCCTCCTCCAGACTCCTGGAACGGCATTTATATTTCCGCAATCAAGTAA
- a CDS encoding alpha/beta hydrolase yields the protein MKTPLVLLSGLLSNEVLWQHQISHLSDIASIQIISPSQDTPEKMIQAILEKAPLQFALAGHSMGGWLCLEVMRAAPLRVNKLCLLNTTVRMDVKEKMLKRKEMILRVKQGGFQEIVKEIVEKFVFNSLVKNDVEKMFLEVGRDAFMNQQLSMISRRESQSVLATITCPTLVIHAMQDKNFSLEEHEELVNLIQHAKLAVVEDSGHMSPLEMPQAITALLRFWLTYF from the coding sequence ATGAAAACACCTTTAGTATTACTCTCAGGGCTTTTATCAAATGAAGTCCTTTGGCAGCATCAAATATCTCATTTAAGTGATATAGCATCCATTCAGATTATTTCCCCTTCTCAAGATACTCCAGAAAAGATGATTCAAGCTATTTTAGAGAAGGCTCCTCTGCAATTTGCCCTTGCCGGACATTCTATGGGAGGCTGGCTCTGTTTAGAGGTGATGCGAGCGGCCCCTTTGCGTGTGAACAAGCTTTGCCTATTGAATACGACAGTACGGATGGACGTAAAAGAAAAAATGCTTAAACGCAAAGAGATGATTTTAAGGGTAAAGCAGGGAGGCTTTCAAGAGATTGTAAAAGAAATAGTAGAAAAGTTTGTTTTTAATTCTCTTGTAAAAAATGATGTAGAGAAAATGTTTTTAGAGGTAGGCAGAGATGCTTTTATGAATCAACAGTTATCTATGATCAGTAGAAGAGAGAGTCAATCTGTCTTGGCTACTATCACATGCCCTACATTAGTGATTCATGCAATGCAAGACAAAAACTTTTCTCTTGAGGAGCATGAAGAATTAGTCAATTTGATACAACATGCTAAACTCGCTGTTGTAGAAGATTCAGGACATATGAGTCCTCTTGAAATGCCGCAGGCAATTACGGCTCTTCTTAGATTCTGGCTTACCTACTTTTAG
- a CDS encoding YncE family protein has translation MIKKLKFYAISCLFLWAGFLYANEPNTLVSTIAVGDTPEGIAVTPDSLFAYVANGGSNSVSVLNLTYNVLEQTINDISFNAPYTVTINSAGTKAYVTNSNGTTVSIIDLATNIVTGKIDGFDGPSGLVITPDDAYAYVNNYGSGRESGDGTTVRLVDLNTNAIIGAPITVGLAPAAMAITPDGAYVYVVSYVDGNLGTGTISIIKTSDNSVRLNAITGFSGPFAIAITPNGKYAYITNFGSNNFSPVGTTVSVVALDSNTIVATITLGIQPAGVAITPDNSFAYVSNYSTLYDGPDFTDLVSGQGTVNIIDIQTNTVIAPIIGVGFSPGAITISPNGQFAYVSNYTSNTVSIIALPSTLYDLNRLRPYYNLQRDETVAKLNQAGL, from the coding sequence ATGATCAAAAAATTAAAGTTCTACGCGATAAGTTGTTTGTTTTTGTGGGCAGGTTTTTTGTATGCAAATGAGCCCAATACACTCGTCTCAACAATTGCCGTAGGAGATACTCCAGAAGGAATTGCGGTCACCCCCGATAGTCTTTTCGCCTACGTGGCAAATGGAGGTAGCAATAGCGTTAGTGTATTAAATCTAACATATAACGTCCTCGAACAAACCATTAATGACATTAGTTTCAACGCCCCCTATACAGTAACTATTAATTCAGCTGGAACAAAAGCTTATGTCACTAATAGCAATGGCACGACCGTAAGCATTATAGATTTGGCCACAAACATCGTCACAGGAAAGATTGACGGGTTTGACGGCCCTTCTGGCCTAGTTATAACACCAGACGATGCTTATGCATATGTCAATAATTATGGAAGCGGCCGTGAAAGTGGTGATGGAACAACAGTTAGATTAGTTGATTTAAACACAAATGCAATTATTGGAGCACCAATCACTGTAGGGCTGGCTCCTGCGGCAATGGCTATAACGCCAGATGGCGCCTATGTCTATGTTGTTAGTTATGTCGATGGGAATCTGGGTACTGGCACAATAAGCATCATAAAAACAAGTGACAATTCTGTACGGCTCAATGCTATTACAGGCTTTTCTGGGCCATTTGCAATCGCAATAACACCTAATGGCAAATACGCTTACATAACTAATTTTGGAAGTAACAATTTTTCCCCCGTAGGTACCACCGTCAGTGTTGTTGCTCTCGATAGCAATACCATTGTCGCAACGATCACTCTTGGAATACAACCCGCTGGTGTTGCTATTACGCCCGATAATTCCTTTGCCTATGTTTCTAACTACAGCACTCTTTATGATGGTCCAGATTTTACTGATCTAGTATCTGGCCAAGGCACTGTCAATATTATCGACATCCAAACTAATACAGTAATCGCTCCAATAATAGGAGTTGGATTCTCTCCAGGGGCAATTACCATATCGCCCAATGGCCAATTTGCATATGTTTCTAATTACACCTCTAACACCGTAAGTATCATAGCATTACCATCAACACTCTATGATCTTAATCGATTGAGACCCTACTATAATCTACAACGCGACGAAACAGTCGCAAAATTAAATCAAGCAGGGTTATGA
- a CDS encoding ATP-grasp domain-containing protein, whose translation MLDLGKTSLKVLLLSHIDEGAWMLPRLLARSGFLVDVITCSPLIKYSEYVQKCYVTNLKSLPLIALKELIHRYDWVICTDDSVLKEISRSDLSPEEKLRLLPVLDIAKLLHIYSRLGLAKIFYQYGISTPPFCVVNSLLEASFAAQEMGYPVLLKTDYSGGGTGIFECQSEVDICEAPKDFLKGSFLVQKKIIGRELDLSALYLEGNLIHFSYCEIQQTIHKFGPSRLRLYTPLNLVDKAVFDELAALGKALGAHGFVNISCMESDGKRFYFEADMRPNVWVEFSRFFGEDPSQRIANWFCKKDVLKYPVMNFQYMSPVILPYFLRLKRWELLINRYNVWSFIFFEDRRLVSKLLLKHVCPRINVSHIPIVKSFTPKKIKKKWLRLKAFFCV comes from the coding sequence TTGCTCGATTTAGGAAAAACTTCATTAAAAGTCTTGTTATTGAGCCATATTGATGAAGGAGCATGGATGCTCCCACGACTGCTTGCACGATCAGGTTTTTTGGTTGATGTAATTACGTGTTCACCATTAATAAAGTATTCTGAATATGTACAGAAGTGCTATGTGACAAATTTAAAGTCATTGCCCTTGATTGCATTGAAAGAATTGATTCATCGTTATGACTGGGTTATCTGTACGGATGATAGTGTATTAAAAGAAATCTCAAGATCAGACCTATCTCCAGAAGAAAAACTGCGTTTATTGCCTGTGTTGGATATAGCAAAGCTTTTGCATATCTATTCAAGACTAGGACTTGCTAAAATCTTTTATCAATATGGGATTAGTACGCCGCCATTTTGTGTTGTAAATAGCTTGTTGGAGGCATCTTTTGCGGCTCAAGAAATGGGTTATCCTGTTTTGCTTAAGACAGATTATTCAGGCGGTGGAACGGGTATTTTTGAATGTCAGTCGGAAGTAGATATATGCGAAGCTCCTAAGGATTTCCTTAAAGGCTCTTTTTTGGTGCAGAAAAAAATTATAGGTAGAGAACTAGACCTCTCAGCACTTTATTTAGAGGGTAATTTGATACATTTTAGTTATTGTGAAATCCAGCAAACTATTCATAAGTTTGGACCTTCTAGGCTTCGGTTGTATACTCCTTTAAATTTAGTAGACAAGGCAGTTTTTGATGAGCTTGCAGCTCTTGGAAAAGCTCTTGGAGCTCATGGGTTTGTAAATATAAGTTGTATGGAATCTGATGGGAAGCGCTTTTATTTTGAAGCAGATATGCGGCCCAATGTTTGGGTAGAGTTTTCAAGGTTTTTTGGAGAAGATCCATCTCAAAGAATTGCTAATTGGTTTTGTAAAAAAGACGTTCTTAAATATCCTGTAATGAACTTTCAGTATATGTCCCCTGTTATTCTTCCCTATTTTTTGCGTCTAAAAAGGTGGGAGCTACTGATTAATCGTTACAATGTATGGAGTTTTATATTTTTTGAAGATAGACGTTTAGTAAGCAAGTTATTATTGAAGCACGTATGTCCTCGTATAAATGTCTCTCATATACCTATTGTCAAGTCGTTTACACCAAAGAAAATCAAGAAAAAATGGCTGAGATTAAAAGCATTTTTTTGCGTGTAA